Proteins from a single region of Osmerus eperlanus chromosome 26, fOsmEpe2.1, whole genome shotgun sequence:
- the s1pr1 gene encoding sphingosine 1-phosphate receptor 1: protein MAESMYSDLIARHYNYTGKFRKVEQDSRLKADSVIFIIVCCFIILENVLVLLTIWRTKKFHKPMYYFIGNLALSDLLAGVVYTANILLSGANTYKLTPTQWFFREGSMFVALAASVFSLLAIAIERHLTMLKMKLHNNGNTWRVFMLISTVWMIAAILGGLPVMGWNCIESMPKCSTVLPLYHKTYILFCTTVFSIILMAIVVLYARIYALVRTRSRKLVFRKVSNGRGGGGTSNKSSEKSMALLKTVIIVLSCFIACWAPLFILLLLDVACEIRMCSILYKAEWFLALAVLNSAMNPLIYTLTSNEMRCAFLKMLMCCSVCIRPAEKFTRPIMNAEFSRSKSDNSSHPNKDEPEHLPRETIVSSGNISSSS, encoded by the coding sequence ATGGCTGAATCCATGTATTCCGACTTGATAGCTAGACACTACAATTATACTGGGAAGTTTCGCAAAGTTGAACAGGATTCTAGGCTCAAGGCAGATTCAGTGATTTTTATAATTGTATGTTGCTTCATAATACTTGAGAATGTTTTAGTCCTGCTCACAATTTGGAGGACCAAGAAGTTCCACAAACCCATGTATTACTTCATTGGAAACTTAGCCCTTTCAGACTTGTTGGCAGGGGTGGTATACACTGCCAACATCTTGTTGTCGGGAGCCAACACATACAAACTGACCCCAACACAATGGTTTTTCAGGGAGGGGAGCATGTTTGTGGCTTTGGCTGCTTCAGTCTTCAGCCTACTGGCCATCGCAATAGAGCGACACCTCACAATGCTTAAGATGAAGCTCCACAACAATGGCAATACCTGGCGTGTCTTTATGCTCATTAGTACAGTGTGGATGATTGCTGCCATCTTGGGTGGCCTACCAGTTATGGGTTGGAACTGTATTGAAAGCATGCCGAAGTGTTCTACCGTTCTCCCACTCTACCACAAGACCTACATCCTATTCTGCACCACTGTCTTCAGCATCATCCTAATGGCCATTGTTGTTCTTTATGCCCGCATCTATGCCCTGGTGCGTACACGCAGTCGCAAGCTGGTCTTCCGCAAAGTCTCTAACGGTCGTGGTGGTGGAGGTACCAGTAACAAAAGTTCTGAGAAGTCCATGGCCCTCCTAAAGACTGTCATCATTGTCCTGAGTTGCTTCATTGCCTGCTGGGCACCTCTCTTCATCCTTCTGCTGCTTGATGTGGCCTGTGAAATCCGCATGTGCTCTATCCTTTATAAGGCTGAGTGGTTCCTGGCTCTGGCTGTGCTCAACTCAGCCATGAACCCGCTGATCTACACACTCACTAGCAATGAGATGCGTTGTGCCTTCCTTAAGATGCTCATGTGCTGCAGTGTCTGCATACGGCCTGCTGAAAAGTTCACCAGACCCATCATGAATGCTGAGTTCAGCAGGAGCAAGTCGGATAACTCATCACACCCCAATAAAGATGAGCCAGAACACTTGCCAAGAGAGACCATTGTATCCTCTGGGAATATCTCCTCTTCATCTTAA